GATTTATGATAAGGAAAAATATCAAAAATTAATAGACGACGAAAACGTGGATGCTATTATTTTTACATTTAGACACCATATCTCTAGTAAAAATAATCCTCAAATGTATGGTTGGATAAAAACAGACGAAAATGATAATGCTGTTAAGGTTTCTGTAAAAGTTCCAATTTCTGAAAATCCATTTAATGATCATGCTATAGTAGGCACATTTTATTTTAGGAAAATAGCATATTTCAAGAAAGCTTTGCAAAGTTTGTTAGAAAAGGATATAAAAGTAAATGGGGAGTTTTATGTTGATAGTTTAATGGGGGAACTTATAGATCTTGGTCTTAATGTGAAAGTTCTTGAAGTTGATGATTATATCTGTTGGGGAACTCCTGAGGATTACGAGACATTTGTTTATTGGCAAAGTTTTTTTCATAAAGCATCTTGGCATCCCTATCGATTAGAAAGCGATATTACCGTAAGCAAAGACAAAATAGAAGAATTAAATAAGAAGTATTACGCATTTGAGCAATCATACAATTGAGTAGAATACGAAAAGAATTAAAAAGATTTTTAGTCGCCGGATTAAGTGCAGTAGGTACTGATCTATTTATGTACTATATATTCCTGAATTTTTTCTCCATTGGATTATCAAAAGCAATTTCATTTCTTTTAGGTACGATTGTGGCCTATTTAATTAATAAATATTGGACTTTTGAAAAAAATCAAAAATCTTTAAAGGAAATATTTCAATTCGCTATACTGTATAGTTGCACACTTGGGGTAAATGTTATGACAAATAAGATAGTTTTAGATAATACTCAAATTGTATTTATTGCATTTTTTGTAGCTACTGGATTTAGTACAGTCTTAAATTTTATTGGTCAAAAATTTTGGGTATTTAAATGAATTAGGCAATAGATATGAAACTATCAATAATAGTACCTTGTTACAATGAAGAGAAAAACATACCAGTTATATTAGAAAAATTTAATGAAATTATAAAAAGAGATGATATTGAAGTTATTTTAGTAGATAATGGATCGACAGATAA
Above is a window of Solitalea lacus DNA encoding:
- a CDS encoding GtrA family protein; the encoded protein is MSRIRKELKRFLVAGLSAVGTDLFMYYIFLNFFSIGLSKAISFLLGTIVAYLINKYWTFEKNQKSLKEIFQFAILYSCTLGVNVMTNKIVLDNTQIVFIAFFVATGFSTVLNFIGQKFWVFK